Proteins from one Triticum aestivum cultivar Chinese Spring chromosome 7A, IWGSC CS RefSeq v2.1, whole genome shotgun sequence genomic window:
- the LOC123154098 gene encoding putative F-box protein At4g21240 has product MMKRSHTTVLDDLPEWIVIEEILVWLPPKDLFRCRAVCKLWRSATSTDKFMLDNCRRQPLLPVITQDIPGQEGVRFVVFRDKSVGADQKLCPIIQHSKFHNLLGACDGFLILFSESDFWICNPATRKCAILPQPRVPSSSAGVPRIYIAGFYQHQPSGEYRVLWFSRGCLCGYVLRFGSDKPRIISRPSVSSRLPEFWHQGEFDSCYSSQVNHRGSLHWLTGIYMETAVDIMVFDTVTETFRWMRSPGRLGRRVSLLEMDNKLASCIDNDASIEIWVMQDYEAEVWALKYRINLLAMNTSPQFKYISKMALLNQRELLICCHTPSVGPDYLLHCDTDGKFLGYYEMKEGTYSTYFTNQYFQESMIPLPFCEMQEEGGVDKEPPFFIGL; this is encoded by the coding sequence ATGATGAAAAGAAGCCACACGACCGTCCTCGACGACCTGCCTGAGTGGATTGTGATCGAAGAGATCCTCGTCTGGTTGCCCCCCAAGGACCTCTTTCGCTGTCGTGCTGTCTGCAAGTTGTGGCGCAGTGCCACCTCCACCGACAAGTTCATGCTCGACAATTGCCGCCGCCAGCCATTGCTCCCTGTCATCACACAGGATATCCCTGGACAGGAAGGAGTCAGGTTCGTTGTCTTCCGTGACAAAAGTGTTGGAGCCGATCAAAAGCTCTGTCCAATCATCCAGCACTCTAAGTTCCATAATCTCCTGGGCGCCTGTGATGGCTTTCTCATCTTGTTCAGTGAGTCTGATTTCTGGATCTGCAACCCGGCCACTCGCAAATGTGCTATACTACCGCAACCTCGAGTTCCATCATCATCGGCAGGGGTTCCCCGCATCTACATAGCTGGATTCTACCAGCACCAACCATCTGGGGAATACCGGGTGCTTTGGTTCTCACGTGGCTGCCTTTGTGGCTACGTTCTCAGGTTTGGATCCGACAAGCCGAGAATCATCAGTCGGCCATCTGTGTCATCGCGTTTGCCGGAATTCTGGCACCAAGGGGAATTTGATTCCTGCTATAGTTCACAAGTCAACCACCGCGGCAGCCTGCACTGGTTAACAGGAATCTACATGGAGACTGCCGTGGACATTATGGTGTTTGACACAGTTACTGAGACGTTCCGGTGGATGCGCAGTCCTGGCCGGTTGGGCCGTCGGGTGTCGTTGTTGGAGATGGACAACAAGCTTGCTTCATGCATCGACAATGATGCCAGCATAGAGATTTGGGTGATGCAAGACTATGAGGCTGAGGTCTGGGCCTTGAAGTACCGGATTAACTTGTTAGCGATGAATACATCACCACAGTTCAAGTATATTTCTAAGATGGCACTGCTTAACCAGCGTGAGCTGCTGATCTGTTGTCACACTCCATCGGTGGGTCCTGATTATCTGTTGCATTGTGACACTGACGGAAAGTTTTTGGGATATTACGAGATGAAAGAGGGAACATATTCAACATACTTCACAAATCAGTACTTTCAAGAGAGCATGATTCCACTTCCGTTCTGTGAGATGCAAGAAGAAGGTGGTGTGGATAAGGAGCCTCCATTCTTCATAGGGCTATAA
- the LOC123153627 gene encoding uncharacterized protein: MSANSQARQKEILVLIENLLEQEEIYWLQRGRANWLLHGVHNTLFFHNAATARKKRNQIKKLLDDTGVWLQDSDLKDHIKGYFSNFFSSEVTQPSLEVLSLVRRKVTDEMNNALLAPYTADDVRKALFEIGDLKAPGPDGLHAIFYKRFWSMLGDDLTDEVLQAVNTCTIPPGWNDTAIVMIPKVNSPEKKTLCILLGASYSLGPCNPLARASPAHSGPWPFVASLSFPPPAQQREDPPIPIFAGDERALVRAAPGSVAAVLPRDGDAYSGRAGGSAHCSRTDLMEYRRQSITMTKRSRGTILDDLPEWIIIEEILIRLPPKDVLRCRAVRKLWCSATSTDKFMLGNCLRQPSLPVINQDIPGQEGVTFVVFRDNGVGASNQKLWPIIQHSKFHNLLGACDGFLILSDASHFWICNPAARRCAPLPQPRVPSAGGSCIYIAGFYRHHPSGEYRVLWFSHGHERGYILSAGSDKPRMIRRPSVSSRLSKCMHEGAFDSCYSSQVNHRGSLHWLTGIDMETPMDIMVFDTVTEKFRWMRSSGQLGRQVSLWEMDDKLASCSTNDASIEIWMMQDYEAEAWALKYRINLLVMKTSPQFEYISKMSLLNQRELLICCHNPLDGPDYLLHCDIDGKFLGYYEIKGGTYSVYFTNQYFQESMIPLPYSKMQEGGLDKEPSFF, from the exons ATGAGTGCGAACTCTCAAGCGCGCCAGAAGGAGATTCTTGTCCTTATTGAAAATCTTCTAGAACAAGAAGAGATTTACTGGCTACAACGTGGTCGAGCCAATTGGCTATTACATGGGGTCCACAACACCTTGTTCTTCCACAATGCGGCTACCGCCAGGAAGAAAAGAAATCAGATTAAAAAGCTTTTGGATGATACAGGTGTTTGGTTGCAAGATTCTGATTTAAAGGACCACATCAAGGGGTATTTTTCAAACTTTTTTTCATCTGAAGTTACCCAACCGAGCCTGGAGGTTCTTTCTCTTGTTCGAAGGAAAGTGACTGATGAGATGAATAATGCTCTTCTCGCCCCCTATACGGCTGACGATGTTCGGAAAGCTCTCTTTGAGATTGGTGATTTAAAGGCACCGGGACCGGACGGCCTCCATGCTATTTTTTATAAAAGGTTTTGGTCTATGCTGGGGGATGACCTGACTGACGAGGTCCTGCAGGCGGTGAATACTTGTACCATTCCCCCCGGATGGAATGATACTGCAATTGTAATGATCCCAAAGGTTAATTCCCCTGAAAAG AAGACgctttgtattttgcttggagcatcgtacTCACTTGGGCCCTGCAACCCACTCGCACGGGCCTCCCCAGCGCACTCCGGCCCTTGGCCCTTCGTCGCCTCACTCTCCTTCCCCCCGCCGGCGCAGCAGCGAGAAGATCCTCCGATCCCCATATTTGCCGGCGACGAGCGAGCCCTCGTACGCGCCGCTCCGGGGAGCGTCGCCGCCGTCCTTCCCCGCGACGGCGACGCGTACAGCGGCAGAGCGGGAGGAAGCGCCCACTGCTCTCGTACTG ATCTGATGGAATACCGTCGGCAGTCAATCACCATGACGAAAAGAAGCCGTGGGACCATCCTCGACGACCTCCCCGAGTGGATTATCATCGAAGAGATCCTCATCCGGTTGCCACCAAAGGACGTTCTTCGCTGCCGCGCTGTCCGCAAGTTGTGGTGCAGTGCCACCTCCACCGACAAGTTCATGCTCGGCAACTGCCTACGCCAGCCGTCGCTCCCTGTTATCAACCAGGATATCCCTGGGCAGGAAGGAGTCACCTTCGTTGTCTTCCGTGACAACGGTGTCGGAGCCTCCAATCAAAAGCTCTGGCCAATCATTCAACACTCTAAGTTCCATAATCTCCTGGGGGCCTGTGATGGCTTTCTCATCTTGTCCGATGCATCCCATTTCTGGATCTGCAATCCAGCCGCTCGCAGATGTGCTCCGCTACCACAACCTCGAGTTCCATCGGCAGGGGGGTCCTGCATCTACATAGCTGGCTTTTACCGGCACCATCCATCTGGAGAATACCGGGTGCTCTGGTTCTCGCATGGCCATGAACGTGGCTACATTCTCTCGGCAGGATCTGACAAGCCGAGAATGATCAGACGGCCGTCAGTGTCATCGCGTTTGTCGAAATGTATGCACGAAGGGGCTTTTGATTCCTGCTATAGTTCACAAGTCAACCACCGCGGCAGCCTGCACTGGTTAACAGGAATTGACATGGAGACTCCCATGGACATTATGGTGTTCGACACTGTAACTGAGAAGTTCCGGTGGATGCGCAGTTCTGGCCAGTTGGGCCGTCAGGTGTCATTGTGGGAGATGGACGACAAGCTTGCTTCGTGCAGCACCAATGATGCCAGCatagagatttggatgatgcaaGACTACGAGGCTGAGGCCTGGGCCTTGAAGTACCGGATTAACTTGTTAGTGATGAAGACATCACCACAGTTTGAGTATATTTCTAAGATGTCACTGCTTAACCAGCGTGAGCTGCTGATCTGTTGTCACAATCCATTGGACGGTCCTGACTATCTTTTGCACTGTGACATTGACGGAAAGTTTTTGGGATATTACGAAATTAAAGGGGGAACATATTCTGTTTACTTCACTAATCAGTACTTTCAGGAGAGCATGATTCCACTTCCGTACAGCAAGATGCAAGAAGGTGGTTTGGATAAGGAGCCTTCATTCTTCTAG